The Anabaena sp. WA102 genome contains a region encoding:
- a CDS encoding succinylglutamate desuccinylase/aspartoacylase domain-containing protein, protein MIPTISTIPLFQLASGEFLSLQVYKFIGAKSGKKVYIQSNLHGAEIVGNAVIYQIIDFLTTLNNTQIIGEVWLVPVCNPLAVNQRTHNFSTGRFNIYDSQNWNRIFWDYEKQHDDIEEFARSQIGLDIGTIKYNFSQKIKSSFDSLLDKINAPSSVQLTDKYRYKLQSLSFDADYVIDLHSHTGEGIEYLYYFRNREESANLFLLNYAILFDEYDGDAFDESFIKPWLALENALLKLTGQKMIFDKEAWTLELGTGMQMNPDSVTKGVSGIKNYLTQKGILAIQEFTQSKTISHQTNFRSLSQLKKYWSPVGGMILSKAELGTSVNQGDLLYQVLTFNKIGELPITIHVHAEKTGLVYDTSINNSVNEGEFVLATM, encoded by the coding sequence ATGATTCCTACTATTTCCACTATTCCCCTTTTTCAACTTGCTTCTGGGGAGTTTCTTTCTCTCCAGGTATATAAATTTATTGGTGCTAAATCTGGTAAAAAAGTATATATCCAATCTAACTTACACGGTGCGGAAATTGTTGGTAATGCTGTCATTTACCAAATCATTGATTTCTTAACGACATTAAATAATACTCAGATAATAGGAGAAGTTTGGCTTGTACCTGTTTGTAATCCCTTAGCTGTTAACCAGCGAACTCATAATTTTTCTACGGGTAGATTCAATATTTATGATAGTCAAAATTGGAATAGAATTTTTTGGGATTATGAAAAACAACATGATGACATAGAAGAATTTGCCCGTTCTCAAATTGGTTTAGATATAGGTACAATTAAATATAACTTTTCCCAAAAAATTAAATCTAGTTTCGATAGTCTTTTAGATAAAATCAATGCCCCTAGTAGTGTACAACTAACTGATAAATATCGCTACAAGCTGCAATCTCTTTCTTTCGATGCAGATTACGTCATTGATTTACATAGTCACACTGGAGAAGGAATAGAATACCTTTATTATTTCCGAAATCGAGAAGAAAGTGCCAATTTATTTCTCCTCAATTATGCCATTTTATTTGATGAATATGATGGTGATGCTTTTGATGAATCATTCATAAAACCCTGGTTAGCTTTAGAGAATGCTTTATTAAAATTAACCGGACAAAAAATGATATTTGATAAAGAAGCATGGACTTTAGAATTAGGAACAGGAATGCAAATGAATCCAGATTCAGTAACTAAAGGAGTGAGCGGAATTAAAAATTATTTAACTCAAAAAGGTATTTTAGCAATACAGGAATTTACCCAATCAAAAACTATATCTCATCAAACCAACTTTCGTTCACTTAGTCAACTAAAAAAATATTGGAGTCCCGTAGGAGGAATGATTTTATCTAAAGCTGAATTAGGTACTTCAGTAAATCAGGGAGATTTGCTATATCAAGTTCTGACATTCAATAAAATTGGTGAATTACCCATAACTATTCATGTTCATGCAGAGAAAACAGGCTTGGTTTATGATACATCAATAAATAACTCTGTTAACGAAGGAGAATTTGTATTAGCGACTATGTAG
- the gntT gene encoding guanitoxin biosynthesis MATE family efflux transporter GntT: MNFTIPEEYNFLSRFYRLAFTNILSSIVVPLSGLIDLAYLGHLPDIRYLAGVSLATILFSYLYRVLNFLRSSSNGMTAQAVGTDDPEAILLVLLRNGLIAFGIGILILILQYPLQTVGFTFLVGATEVKDAGLDYFQARIWGAPAVLLNFVLVGWFFGRELNIFVVLISVIESLTNVVLDYLFIIRWGWASTGAGLTTAISQYVALFIGLIIVCFHIDWSILSGVIPKVLNWSAIKATFKLNRDMLIRSLAVVSTFAIFTELSSAMGTEILAENTVLIQAAALNMFVVQGVGFATQSLTGNFKGQGTLQQLQPLLIVSLLTSLLLSIPIAILYILFPETIFGLLTNHTEVTENISDYVRWLLPFQGLFAVTVILEGFFGGLTEGRTLRNSALISFGGGFIPMAIASWYFHSNHLLWLAMTLFSITAIVVFSFKLLDTFTSEIKIPIVSSTTTES; this comes from the coding sequence ATGAATTTTACAATCCCTGAAGAATATAACTTCCTATCTCGCTTTTACCGACTGGCATTTACAAATATTCTCTCTAGTATTGTTGTGCCATTGTCGGGTTTAATAGACCTAGCCTACTTGGGACATTTACCTGATATCCGTTACCTAGCAGGAGTTTCTTTAGCCACAATTCTTTTTAGCTACTTGTATCGAGTTTTGAATTTTTTACGTTCTTCTAGCAATGGTATGACGGCACAAGCTGTAGGAACAGATGATCCAGAAGCCATACTATTAGTATTACTCCGAAATGGTCTGATTGCCTTCGGGATAGGTATACTCATCCTGATTCTTCAGTACCCTTTACAAACAGTAGGGTTTACCTTTTTAGTCGGTGCAACAGAGGTAAAAGATGCCGGTCTTGACTATTTTCAGGCTCGTATTTGGGGCGCACCTGCGGTTTTACTCAACTTTGTCCTAGTTGGTTGGTTTTTTGGCCGAGAACTTAATATTTTTGTGGTGCTGATATCTGTAATAGAAAGCCTGACTAATGTAGTGCTGGACTACTTATTTATTATTCGCTGGGGTTGGGCTAGCACAGGGGCTGGTTTAACTACAGCTATTAGCCAGTATGTAGCATTATTTATAGGTTTAATTATAGTTTGCTTCCACATTGATTGGTCAATTCTATCAGGTGTAATCCCAAAAGTCTTGAATTGGTCAGCTATTAAAGCTACCTTCAAACTAAATAGAGATATGTTAATAAGAAGTTTGGCAGTAGTCTCTACCTTTGCCATTTTTACTGAACTCAGTTCGGCAATGGGAACAGAGATATTAGCGGAAAATACTGTTCTTATTCAAGCAGCAGCTTTGAATATGTTTGTTGTTCAAGGAGTAGGATTTGCCACCCAAAGCCTCACAGGAAACTTTAAGGGACAAGGTACATTACAGCAGTTACAACCATTACTAATTGTTAGTTTACTCACTAGCTTATTGCTTTCAATTCCCATTGCTATTTTATATATTCTTTTTCCAGAAACTATATTTGGACTATTAACCAACCACACTGAAGTAACTGAAAACATTTCTGACTATGTCAGATGGTTGTTACCATTCCAGGGGTTGTTTGCAGTTACCGTAATCTTGGAAGGATTCTTCGGAGGTTTAACCGAAGGGCGAACATTACGTAATTCTGCCCTCATTTCCTTTGGTGGAGGTTTCATACCTATGGCTATAGCTAGTTGGTATTTTCACAGTAACCATCTTTTATGGTTAGCGATGACATTATTTTCAATAACGGCTATTGTGGTATTTTCATTTAAACTATTAGATACATTTACAAGTGAAATAAAAATTCCTATCGTTTCCTCTACAACTACTGAAAGTTAA
- a CDS encoding class I SAM-dependent methyltransferase — translation MGITWSRVVMNRETAKLLENLPFSKWRVLEVSGKTWETFGFQEYENINYPEYDICSAPLPRKFDLIIAEQVFEHLLYPYRAGRNTISMLHPGGYFLISVPFLVKLHNYPIDCTRWTETGLKHFLHECGFPLNNIQTGSWGNRQCIIANFSQWVEYDPVSHSLDNEPEFLYHVWALAHL, via the coding sequence ATGGGGATCACTTGGAGTCGAGTTGTAATGAACCGGGAAACGGCGAAGCTACTAGAGAATTTGCCGTTTTCAAAATGGCGAGTATTAGAAGTTTCAGGCAAGACTTGGGAAACTTTTGGGTTTCAAGAGTATGAAAATATCAACTATCCAGAATATGATATTTGTTCTGCACCCCTACCAAGAAAGTTTGATTTAATTATCGCAGAACAAGTTTTTGAGCATTTATTATATCCCTATCGAGCCGGTCGCAATACTATTTCTATGCTTCACCCAGGAGGGTATTTTCTCATCTCTGTCCCTTTTTTGGTGAAACTTCATAATTACCCAATAGATTGCACACGCTGGACAGAAACTGGACTCAAACACTTTCTCCATGAATGCGGATTTCCTCTAAATAACATTCAAACTGGTTCTTGGGGAAATCGCCAATGCATCATTGCTAATTTCTCTCAATGGGTCGAATATGATCCTGTTTCTCATTCCCTAGATAACGAACCAGAATTTCTCTACCACGTCTGGGCATTGGCGCATTTATAA
- a CDS encoding phytanoyl-CoA dioxygenase family protein, whose translation MKLTTEALKSYEEQGFLFIPECFSREEISVICDQIPNVMDDEAVGRVLEDDQKTLRTLYGVHLNNRIFRDLVRHPRLLAVAQQLFASELYVFRSKIVMKPAFTGGMWGWHQDSAFAQYYERIPSPQGGNAILFLDEVNEFNGPVYYIPGSHQQGILEAANSASTTNSSLAIAPETIAKFASVQGIVAPKGLAGSVLFVHYDTLHGSVANISPWDRRNFVITYSSIENSALPNKERPAFLSNPDLTPLIALSEDELDRIFTQK comes from the coding sequence ATGAAACTGACAACAGAAGCACTAAAAAGTTATGAAGAACAAGGATTTTTGTTCATTCCAGAGTGTTTTAGCCGTGAGGAAATATCAGTAATTTGTGATCAAATTCCCAATGTCATGGACGATGAAGCAGTTGGTCGTGTTTTGGAAGATGATCAAAAAACCTTACGCACTCTCTATGGAGTTCATCTCAATAACAGAATTTTCCGAGATTTAGTCCGTCACCCTCGTCTATTGGCAGTTGCACAACAACTTTTTGCCAGTGAATTGTACGTTTTTCGCAGCAAAATCGTCATGAAACCAGCTTTTACCGGAGGAATGTGGGGATGGCATCAAGACTCTGCATTTGCACAATATTACGAACGAATTCCCTCACCACAAGGAGGAAATGCCATCCTTTTCTTAGATGAAGTCAATGAATTTAATGGACCAGTATATTACATACCTGGTTCTCATCAACAGGGAATACTCGAAGCGGCAAATTCTGCTTCGACTACTAATTCATCATTAGCGATCGCTCCAGAAACAATTGCCAAATTTGCATCTGTGCAAGGAATAGTCGCACCAAAAGGTCTCGCGGGGTCGGTTTTGTTCGTACACTATGATACATTACATGGTTCTGTTGCCAACATTTCTCCCTGGGACCGCCGAAACTTTGTCATCACCTATAGCAGTATTGAAAACAGCGCCCTTCCCAACAAAGAAAGACCAGCTTTTTTATCAAATCCCGATCTCACGCCATTAATAGCTCTGAGTGAGGACGAACTTGATCGCATATTTACTCAAAAATAA
- a CDS encoding macrolide family glycosyltransferase yields MADIAFFDLPSYTRIDTTLGLIQELADRGEKIDYYYFDEFRDKIESAGARFQPLPSMKPQDSDPTLQSRLIEYCLDAVPILLENLKINRPKLIVFHAKCLWAAICADLLNISSVCFHTNFLLPPHFLPPLPLLLAAYPINDIVKHLQRFYRHQRLWQQLTQKYTLKAISKKDVFQLQPNSMNLRGDLNIVYTSEMFQIQRSYFDASYIFTGPCYSERAVDSQFPLLKSAEKPIIYISLGSVTSYNSKTFFYQQCLQAFANSEYTVVMSVGKFIDIAELGKIPPNFIVSNYVPQMQVLQQASVFITHGGTNSTWEALIHKVPLVVFPQGGDQYLVANRVEELNIGVWVKQKNIAPLKLRSLVEQIIKDEKIRSNIDLLSDSLITSGGTQKAVDKILEFKQRNSISHVLQ; encoded by the coding sequence ATGGCAGATATTGCTTTCTTTGATCTTCCTAGTTATACCCGGATTGATACAACTCTAGGTTTAATTCAAGAACTCGCTGATAGAGGAGAAAAAATAGATTATTATTACTTCGATGAATTTCGAGATAAAATTGAATCAGCAGGTGCTAGATTTCAACCACTGCCTAGCATGAAACCACAAGATTCAGATCCAACACTGCAATCGCGGTTGATAGAATATTGCTTAGATGCTGTACCAATTTTATTAGAAAATTTAAAAATCAACCGCCCCAAATTAATTGTTTTTCATGCTAAATGCTTATGGGCTGCTATCTGTGCGGATTTACTGAATATATCCAGCGTTTGCTTCCATACAAATTTTCTTCTACCACCTCATTTTTTGCCCCCGTTACCATTGTTATTAGCAGCCTACCCGATTAATGATATTGTTAAACATTTACAAAGATTTTACCGACATCAACGACTTTGGCAGCAATTAACCCAAAAATATACACTAAAGGCGATTAGCAAAAAAGATGTATTTCAACTACAACCAAATTCTATGAATTTGCGAGGAGATTTAAATATTGTTTATACATCGGAAATGTTTCAGATCCAGCGTTCATATTTTGATGCCAGTTATATTTTTACAGGACCTTGCTACAGTGAGAGAGCAGTTGATTCTCAATTTCCTTTACTAAAGAGTGCAGAAAAACCAATTATTTATATTTCACTAGGATCAGTGACATCATATAATTCTAAAACCTTTTTTTATCAACAATGTTTACAAGCTTTTGCAAATAGTGAGTATACGGTGGTAATGTCTGTGGGGAAATTTATAGATATTGCTGAATTGGGAAAAATTCCCCCTAATTTTATTGTCAGCAACTATGTACCTCAAATGCAAGTGCTTCAACAAGCTAGTGTTTTTATTACTCATGGGGGAACTAATAGCACTTGGGAGGCATTAATTCACAAAGTACCACTGGTTGTATTTCCCCAAGGAGGCGATCAATACTTAGTAGCTAATCGTGTAGAAGAATTAAATATCGGAGTATGGGTAAAACAGAAAAATATTGCTCCATTGAAATTGCGATCGCTTGTTGAACAGATTATCAAAGATGAAAAAATTCGTAGTAACATTGATCTATTAAGTGATTCTTTGATAACATCAGGTGGCACTCAAAAAGCAGTAGATAAAATTTTAGAATTTAAACAGAGGAATAGCATTTCTCATGTTTTGCAATAG
- a CDS encoding methyltransferase, with amino-acid sequence MADLKITAGENYNDYVGPAKEYDFMGASQFRLLCTLGLRSQHKLLDFGCGSLRAGRLFLPYLDEGCYYGVEPNKWLIEDAIKFQVGEDLLRIKKPCFSYNDKFSLAEFETDFDFILAQSVLTHTRTNLVDLCFQNFAKHLKPDGLIVATFMEGDTDMEGDGWEYPLCVTIRPATIKKLAQDAGLVGISIPWFRPRQTWYVFAKNQDRLPTQAMFPYLHGVVLFDPMFERSKA; translated from the coding sequence ATGGCGGATTTAAAAATAACGGCTGGAGAAAACTACAATGATTATGTGGGACCAGCAAAAGAGTACGATTTCATGGGAGCGTCTCAATTTCGGTTGCTTTGTACACTAGGTCTCCGATCTCAGCATAAATTGCTCGATTTTGGCTGTGGTTCGCTCCGTGCAGGTCGGCTTTTTCTACCTTACCTTGATGAAGGTTGTTATTACGGAGTAGAACCCAACAAGTGGTTAATCGAGGATGCTATAAAGTTCCAAGTTGGAGAGGATCTCCTTCGCATTAAAAAACCGTGTTTTAGTTATAACGATAAGTTCTCTTTAGCTGAATTTGAAACCGATTTTGATTTTATCCTCGCACAGTCCGTATTAACTCATACTAGGACTAATTTAGTAGATCTTTGTTTTCAGAACTTTGCTAAACATTTGAAACCTGATGGTCTTATCGTTGCTACTTTTATGGAGGGAGATACCGACATGGAGGGAGATGGTTGGGAATACCCTTTGTGTGTAACAATTCGACCAGCCACAATTAAAAAGTTAGCACAAGATGCCGGACTGGTAGGAATCTCAATCCCCTGGTTTCGTCCCAGACAAACTTGGTATGTTTTTGCGAAAAACCAAGACCGTCTTCCAACTCAGGCTATGTTTCCTTATCTTCATGGTGTTGTCCTATTCGATCCAATGTTTGAGAGATCAAAAGCATAA
- a CDS encoding bifunctional orotidine-5'-phosphate decarboxylase/orotate phosphoribosyltransferase has protein sequence MKFYDKLNGAIAQNQSLLFVGLDPNPEMLPERYCQKSHPKSMIDGLWNWLEFTISQTSDLVCAYKPTLGFYAALGIPGWELLEKTLKAIPAHIPIILDAKHSDLNTSTIFAKTVFEEWQIDAITLSPYAGQDHVAPFLVYPDKAVFILCTTSNPGAVILQQYPTAESPFYLQVVKEAKNWGTPEQLGLEVGTIQPDILAKIRKEAPERVILARSIWSEGGNLKNLLSAGLNYNGDGLLLPVSQDMLGSENLSTQLQSLRAEINHLRTEISQENSTCSVWFPDVCLLNKHPLLDLILQLYDIGCIMFGEFVQASGATFPYYIDLRKIISNPQIFHQIVIAYAEILKDLTYDRIAGIPYGSLPTATGLSLHLNSPMIFPRKEVKAHGTRKVIEGNFNPGEVVVVVDDILISGKSVMEGAEKLKYAGLNVNDIVVFMDHEQGVKDRLRENGYQAHAVLTISEITETLYAAGRISEEQFKTLSEIN, from the coding sequence ATGAAATTTTACGATAAATTGAATGGGGCGATCGCTCAAAATCAGAGTTTACTATTTGTAGGACTAGATCCTAATCCAGAAATGCTCCCTGAGCGATATTGCCAGAAATCACATCCCAAAAGTATGATTGATGGTCTGTGGAATTGGTTAGAATTTACTATTTCCCAAACCAGTGATTTAGTATGTGCCTATAAACCAACTCTGGGATTTTACGCAGCTTTAGGTATTCCAGGATGGGAATTATTAGAAAAAACTTTAAAAGCTATTCCTGCCCACATTCCGATTATATTAGATGCTAAACATAGCGATCTTAATACTAGCACAATTTTCGCTAAAACTGTTTTTGAAGAATGGCAGATTGATGCGATTACATTGAGTCCTTATGCAGGACAAGATCACGTAGCCCCCTTTTTAGTTTATCCCGATAAAGCCGTTTTTATTTTGTGTACAACTTCTAATCCAGGTGCAGTAATTTTGCAGCAATACCCTACAGCGGAATCCCCTTTTTATTTACAAGTAGTTAAAGAAGCAAAAAATTGGGGAACACCTGAACAACTGGGTTTAGAAGTAGGAACTATTCAACCAGATATTTTAGCGAAAATTCGCAAAGAAGCACCAGAAAGAGTAATTTTAGCCCGCAGCATTTGGTCTGAAGGTGGTAATCTTAAAAATTTGCTATCAGCGGGATTAAATTATAATGGTGATGGGTTACTTCTTCCCGTTTCTCAAGATATGTTAGGAAGTGAAAATCTATCTACACAACTGCAATCTTTAAGGGCGGAAATTAATCATCTCAGAACTGAAATTTCCCAAGAAAACTCCACTTGTTCCGTCTGGTTTCCTGATGTTTGTTTGTTAAATAAACACCCGCTTTTAGATTTAATTCTACAACTTTATGACATTGGTTGTATCATGTTTGGTGAATTTGTCCAAGCTTCTGGTGCTACCTTTCCCTATTATATAGACCTCCGCAAAATCATTTCTAATCCCCAAATATTTCATCAGATAGTAATTGCTTATGCAGAGATTCTTAAAGACCTAACTTATGATAGAATAGCCGGTATTCCTTATGGTTCTTTACCTACTGCTACTGGATTATCATTACATCTAAATTCCCCGATGATTTTTCCCCGCAAAGAAGTAAAAGCACACGGAACCCGCAAGGTAATAGAAGGTAATTTTAATCCTGGAGAAGTTGTTGTCGTTGTTGATGATATTTTGATCAGTGGTAAAAGCGTAATGGAAGGAGCAGAAAAGTTAAAATATGCAGGATTAAATGTCAATGATATTGTAGTATTTATGGACCATGAGCAAGGTGTAAAAGACAGATTGCGAGAAAATGGTTATCAAGCACACGCAGTTTTAACAATTTCTGAAATTACAGAAACTTTATATGCAGCAGGACGTATTAGTGAGGAACAATTTAAAACCTTATCTGAAATAAATTAG
- a CDS encoding DUF655 domain-containing protein, whose amino-acid sequence MFIFPQIRYFSYIFLLLFTLGGCQQVQSSNQRLAPLPQDPLIQVYFNNSQSSEYQETYRQQTRLGDDLEKQIVDTISQAKSTVDVAVQELRLPRVAQILAQKQKSGVKIRLILESNYSRPWSSFTSAEIAKLGKREQERYQEFRKFVDINQDNQITPEEISQRDGLAIVQNAQIPWIDDTADGSKGSSLMHHKFVIVDHRFVIITSANFTFSDTSGDISNLSSLGNTNNLLKIDSSELATLLTEEFNIIWGDGVGGKPDSKFGVTKPVRNPQTITLGNSKITIHFSPTSPTEPWSNSSNGLIAKTLSTSTKTVDLALFVFSDQQLANILEERHHQNVQIRALIEPQFAYRPYSEALDMMGFALSDNCKYEVDNRPWKNPISTVGVPILAKGDLLHDKFAVIDNQTVITGSHNWSEAANHGNDETLIVIENPTVAVHYQREFDRLYGKIKPGLPANIKSKIDAEVKKCPQIKQPSSFVNSINTKINLNTATQAELETLPGVGEKLAKRIIIARQQQRFTSLQDVDKVPGISDKILAKWEGMIILTSD is encoded by the coding sequence GTGTTTATTTTCCCACAAATACGCTATTTTTCTTATATCTTTTTATTGCTATTCACTTTAGGTGGTTGTCAACAGGTTCAATCATCAAATCAGCGTTTAGCACCTTTACCTCAAGATCCTTTAATTCAAGTTTACTTTAATAATTCCCAATCTTCAGAATATCAAGAAACCTATCGTCAGCAAACCCGGTTAGGGGATGATTTAGAAAAGCAGATTGTTGACACTATTTCCCAAGCTAAATCTACTGTAGATGTAGCTGTACAAGAATTGCGTTTACCAAGAGTTGCCCAAATATTAGCACAAAAACAAAAATCTGGCGTAAAGATTAGGTTAATTTTAGAAAGTAATTATTCTCGTCCGTGGAGTAGTTTCACTTCCGCAGAAATAGCGAAGTTAGGAAAAAGAGAACAAGAACGATATCAAGAATTTCGGAAATTTGTGGATATCAATCAAGATAATCAAATCACACCAGAGGAAATTAGTCAACGGGATGGTTTAGCTATTGTTCAAAATGCCCAGATTCCCTGGATAGATGATACTGCTGATGGTTCAAAGGGTAGTAGTTTAATGCACCATAAATTTGTCATTGTTGATCATCGTTTTGTAATTATTACTTCTGCCAATTTTACCTTTAGTGATACGTCAGGTGATATTAGTAATCTTAGTAGTTTAGGGAATACCAATAATTTATTAAAAATTGATAGTTCTGAATTAGCAACCCTACTCACAGAAGAGTTTAATATTATCTGGGGTGACGGAGTAGGAGGAAAACCAGATAGTAAATTTGGAGTTACAAAACCTGTTCGTAACCCACAAACAATTACATTAGGGAATAGCAAAATTACAATTCATTTTTCTCCAACATCTCCTACTGAACCTTGGAGTAATTCCAGTAATGGGTTAATTGCTAAAACTTTATCTACAAGCACGAAAACCGTAGATTTAGCATTATTTGTATTTTCAGATCAACAACTTGCCAATATTCTCGAAGAACGTCATCATCAAAATGTCCAAATTCGGGCTTTAATTGAACCACAATTTGCTTATCGTCCCTACAGTGAAGCGTTAGATATGATGGGATTTGCTTTAAGTGATAACTGTAAATATGAAGTTGATAACCGTCCTTGGAAAAATCCCATTTCTACCGTTGGAGTCCCAATTTTAGCCAAGGGAGATTTATTACACGATAAATTTGCAGTCATTGATAACCAAACCGTAATTACAGGTTCACATAATTGGTCAGAAGCTGCTAATCATGGTAATGATGAAACATTAATAGTGATTGAAAATCCCACAGTAGCAGTACATTATCAACGGGAATTTGACCGCCTTTATGGTAAAATAAAACCCGGTTTACCAGCAAATATTAAATCTAAAATTGATGCGGAAGTTAAAAAATGTCCCCAAATCAAACAACCATCATCTTTTGTAAATTCGATTAACACTAAAATTAATCTCAATACCGCAACTCAAGCAGAATTGGAAACTCTTCCTGGTGTGGGTGAAAAGTTAGCCAAAAGGATAATTATAGCCCGTCAACAGCAAAGGTTTACTTCTTTACAAGATGTAGATAAAGTACCGGGAATTAGTGATAAGATTTTAGCAAAATGGGAGGGAATGATAATATTAACCTCAGATTAA
- a CDS encoding cysteine desulfurase family protein, with the protein MQVYLDYSATTPTRPEAIAIIQTILTQQWGNPSSLHEWGNRAALILETARMQVAGLINAVPESIIFTSGGTEADNLAIMGVARCYTTPQHMIISSVEHSAISEPAKMLENWGWEITRLGVNHQGRVNPEDLKAALRHNTVLVSVIYGQSEIGTVQPIAELGKITKTHGALFHTDAVQVAGRLPLDVQTLPVDLLSLSSHKLYGGLGAGALYLRPGVELMPLLGGGGQENGLRSGTQATPAIAGFGVAAELAAQELETETGRLILLRDRLFAILADVPGLIPTGDKIHRLPHHLSFYLEAADGEKISGKTLVRQLNLAGIGISAGAACNSGKLSPSPILLAMGYSQKAALGGIRLTLGKQTTAADIDWTGIVVKQILQRLIPD; encoded by the coding sequence ATGCAAGTATATCTAGATTACAGTGCAACTACTCCAACTCGTCCAGAAGCGATCGCAATTATCCAAACAATCCTAACACAACAGTGGGGTAATCCTTCCAGTTTACATGAATGGGGCAACCGTGCCGCCTTGATTTTAGAAACAGCCAGAATGCAAGTTGCAGGATTAATTAACGCAGTTCCCGAATCTATTATTTTCACGTCTGGGGGAACAGAAGCAGATAATTTAGCAATTATGGGAGTGGCGCGATGTTACACTACTCCCCAACATATGATCATTTCCAGTGTAGAACATTCCGCCATTTCTGAACCGGCGAAAATGTTAGAAAATTGGGGTTGGGAAATTACCCGTTTAGGTGTAAATCATCAAGGAAGAGTCAACCCCGAAGACTTAAAAGCAGCTTTACGACATAACACTGTTTTGGTATCTGTGATTTATGGACAAAGTGAAATAGGAACAGTTCAACCAATTGCTGAATTGGGGAAAATCACGAAAACACACGGCGCTTTATTTCACACAGATGCAGTGCAAGTTGCTGGACGTTTACCGCTAGATGTGCAGACATTACCTGTAGATTTATTGAGTTTATCTAGTCATAAATTATATGGCGGTTTAGGTGCAGGGGCGTTATATCTGCGTCCTGGAGTGGAATTAATGCCGCTACTGGGTGGGGGTGGACAGGAGAACGGACTGCGTTCAGGGACGCAAGCAACGCCCGCTATTGCTGGATTTGGAGTAGCTGCGGAGTTAGCAGCCCAGGAATTGGAGACGGAAACAGGGAGATTAATCCTATTGCGCGATCGCCTCTTTGCCATTCTAGCAGATGTTCCCGGTTTAATACCCACAGGTGACAAAATTCATCGTTTACCCCATCATCTCAGTTTTTATTTAGAAGCAGCCGACGGGGAAAAAATCAGCGGTAAAACATTAGTAAGACAGTTAAATTTAGCCGGAATTGGTATTAGTGCTGGTGCGGCTTGCAATAGTGGAAAATTAAGCCCTAGTCCCATTTTACTAGCAATGGGATATTCTCAAAAAGCGGCTTTAGGAGGAATTAGATTAACTTTAGGAAAACAGACAACAGCAGCGGATATTGATTGGACTGGGATAGTTGTGAAACAGATTTTGCAGAGATTAATCCCAGATTGA